Proteins encoded together in one Cicer arietinum cultivar CDC Frontier isolate Library 1 chromosome 4, Cicar.CDCFrontier_v2.0, whole genome shotgun sequence window:
- the LOC101515418 gene encoding protein EXORDIUM-like 5, with product MSPLPNFILFFSIFLFFSLALTEQYEDFQTLNTKFNPRIPIPPLRTLSSSKRFEGTSDVVKLKYHMGPVLSSPINIYLIWYGKWARPDKQLIKDFLLSISDTTAPHPSVSDWWKTVSLYTDQTGANISSTISIAGEYSDLRYSNGKRLTRLSIQDVIATAVRSKPFPVDHRKGIYLVLTAEDVTMDEFCRAVCGFHYFTFPSKVGYTLPYAWVGNSGKQCAEVCAYPFAVPAYMGGGGPGKLSPPNGDVGVDGMVSVIAHELAELSSNPLVNAWYAGEDPTAPTEIGDLCEGLYGTGGGGGYIGEVMKDKEGRTFNLNGLRNRKFLVQWVWSPVLNACAGPNAIDLN from the coding sequence ATGTCACCCCTACctaattttattctctttttttccATATTCCTATTCTTTTCACTTGCATTAACTGAACAATACGAAGATTTTCAAACCCTAAACACCAAATTCAACCCTCGAATTCCAATCCCACCACTCCGAACACTATCTTCATCAAAACGTTTTGAAGGAACTTCCGATGTAGTTAAACTCAAATACCACATGGGACCCGTTCTCTCTTCTCCGATTAACATCTACCTCATATGGTACGGTAAATGGGCTAGACCTGACAAACAACtcatcaaagattttctccttTCAATCTCCGATACCACCGCCCCTCATCCCTCCGTCTCCGACTGGTGGAAAACCGTTTCTCTTTACACCGACCAAACCGGCGCTAACATCTCTAGCACAATCTCAATCGCCGGAGAATATTCCGACCTACGCTATTCCAACGGAAAGCGCCTCACGCGACTTTCAATCCAGGACGTAATAGCAACGGCGGTGAGATCTAAACCGTTCCCGGTCGATCACCGGAAAGGAATCTACCTTGTTTTAACGGCGGAAGATGTTACGATGGACGAATTCTGCCGCGCGGTGTGCGGTTTCCACTATTTCACGTTTCCGTCGAAGGTAGGTTACACGCTTCCCTACGCTTGGGTGGGGAATTCAGGGAAACAGTGTGCGGAAGTTTGTGCGTATCCATTCGCCGTGCCAGCATACATGGGAGGAGGTGGACCGGGAAAACTGTCGCCGCCCAACGGCGACGTCGGAGTTGACGGAATGGTGAGCGTGATCGCTCACGAACTAGCGGAGCTGTCGTCGAATCCGTTGGTAAACGCGTGGTACGCAGGGGAAGATCCGACGGCACCGACGGAGATCGGTGATTTATGCGAGGGTTTGTACGGAACCGGTGGTGGAGGCGGTTACATTGGGGAAGTGATGAAGGATAAAGAAGGAAGAACGTTTAACCTTAATGGGCTTAGGAATAGAAAGTTTCTGGTCCAGTGGGTTTGGAGCCCAGTTTTGAATGCTTGTGCTGGTCCTAATGCTATTGATTTGAATTGA